A single genomic interval of Mycolicibacterium holsaticum DSM 44478 = JCM 12374 harbors:
- a CDS encoding DUF1353 domain-containing protein yields MTQRCAPIHKHAVVHVRQLTADELDTLRAAKKIFKESAWDEWRTTQPLTFDGFNQDFEVPQDFATDLVSVPGVVAWFIPRAGRYARAAVLHDYLWRHPERTGCDRRHADYRFRRQMQRDGVSLLRRWIMWAAVRMSAILQGKGGAGWGKDVPGALALLVLVALPVVLLPGAAILTSTIVFWVLETIVALVVPDESPPPMQLKT; encoded by the coding sequence ATGACGCAGCGTTGCGCACCCATCCACAAACACGCCGTCGTGCACGTCCGTCAACTCACGGCCGACGAGTTGGACACGTTGCGCGCGGCGAAGAAGATCTTCAAGGAGAGCGCCTGGGACGAGTGGCGCACCACCCAGCCCCTGACCTTCGACGGCTTCAACCAAGACTTCGAGGTGCCGCAGGACTTCGCCACCGATCTGGTATCGGTGCCGGGCGTGGTCGCCTGGTTCATCCCGCGCGCCGGCCGCTATGCACGTGCGGCCGTCCTCCACGACTACCTGTGGCGCCATCCCGAGCGCACCGGCTGCGACCGCAGGCACGCCGACTACCGGTTCCGCCGTCAGATGCAACGCGACGGGGTCAGCCTGCTGCGGCGCTGGATCATGTGGGCCGCGGTGCGGATGTCGGCGATCCTGCAGGGCAAGGGCGGCGCCGGGTGGGGCAAGGACGTGCCGGGCGCGCTGGCACTGCTGGTGCTCGTCGCATTGCCCGTCGTCCTGCTCCCCGGCGCCGCGATCCTGACGTCGACCATCGTGTTCTGGGTTCTGGAGACGATCGTCGCCCTGGTGGTTCCCGACGAGAGCCCACCGCCGATGCAGCTGAAAACGTGA